The region TGGGGTCCctatctcagttggggcctcaaggtgctactataatacaaatcaTTAGTGCTGATTTAACTCTATTCTTGTCCAATTTCAGTACCCTCATGCTGTTGGGAAGAATACCCTTTTGATTGCTGGTCTCCAGGCCAGGAACAACGCCCGTGTTGTTTTCAGTGGCTCCTTGGATTTCTTCAGCGATGCTTTCTTCAACTCTGCTGTGCAGAAAGCTACACCTGGCTCTCAGAGGTGCACTAGCTTAACATGGTCTTCTGTAGGTAGGGTGGGCTATTCAGGCTTTTCTGTCCAAGTGGTTTGGGTACCTCTTTGATCAAGGGATCCCTAGCAGGTGATGAGAACTAATTGTGTCAAAGATGACTGATGGGAATATACTGAATACAGTCATAACTATCCAGCCCTGCTACTGTAAAATCTACACTGTTTAGGTCATAATAAAGCTTAAGAAGAAGGTGAAACTTCCTTTAAGTGCAGTGCAAATTGTCAAGCTGGCTAACCCATATAGCTGTCTCCTGTCCTTATAGATACCCTGATGATAGGTGTGTGAGAAGCAGTTTCTGCATCCATTGTATTCAGACATGCTATGAACACAATTCATAATGTGGGCACAGCTCTTACTTGGAAATTTTGACATAGAATATTATACTCTGAGCATTGATATATATCAGATCAGTGAGCAAGTTGGAAACCTGGGCACTGAATTCCTTTCAGTGCTGATCTGTTAAAATATGTTTCACTGTATTTTTAAGCAACTACCTAGTAGACAGTTGGGGTCTAAAGATCAGTCTTACGGGAAAACTTTCAAGTAATGTGATCATTTAAAATGGGTGCTGACTTTCTGATATGGCACTTAGTTCTTGGAGAAACTTCATAGGATACCTGACTGAAAAAATATTTGGTGCTATGAATGCCCTCCAATGCAGTCTCCATGCTTCTGTTCTCAACCTCTCACCATCTCTAGGTACTCTCAGACTGGTAACTACGAGCTGGCTATTGCCTTGTCCCGCTGGGTATTCAAGGAAGAGGGTGTGCTGCGGGTTGGAGAGGTATCTCACCATCGTGTAGGGGAGAGATCGCCACCTAATGCCTACACTGTCACCGACCTCGTGGTAAGACTGACTGTAGGAAAATGAGTCAAATAGACTTGTGCAGAGAGAATGTACTCTTGTTCGTTGGGCTAGGAGTGTTGTGGAAGCAGATTTATCTCCTCTTTTCTGGTTGGAAAGATGATGGTTGGCACCCAGGGCCTCACCAACCAAGGTGTGAAATTTCAGAGGCCATGAGGAAATATAACACGGTGGGGTTTTTCTTCCTCTTAATTGTAGGAACCGTCCCCTTCTTGACAGTGTGTTTCTCCACTAATGTGGAGGCAGAGTCTACCTAACCTTTAGTTCCTACATGTAACTTTCACTTAATACTAAATTTCAGACTGCTCATGGCTCATACTTGAGTATCATTCAATATTAAGTGGCGGCAACAGCCAGCTCTGGAGAAGTCTGTGTTCTGTTATCTTAAGTATTACCTAAGTTTGctaagggggtgggggttggttaTCCTTGCAAATGGTTTCTCTTCAGTCATGAATCTTCTTGATAAACAGGTATCTGAGCCTGATCAAAAGCACGTGCTGGAATTTTAGCTTCCCTGTTACCTCCATTTCACTCAGATTCGTGATGCCAAGCTTCATTATACGAAAACAGTACATTGGCAAGCCTGAAATACCTTGTGCTTTGAATAGAAATTGCAGCTatatattgggggaggggagagagcttaGCACGCCTAAAGAGTTTAAGTATAGCACTCTCAAATTCAAGTCAATTCTACATTGATGTGCCCACTCACTGATTTGCTACTGAGTATTGGCTTGATTTTCAGTGCATGGTAGCTCAACTGCATTTCCAAGTGTGGAAACTCACTTGGACTCTTATTTTGGAAATAGCAGTTATTGGAAAATTCCCTGTTGTCCCCCTTGATTTCATGGAAAGTGGAGTTCATAGTTTAGAATTGAGATTTCAGGTATCACTCTTAGCTcattgatagggccctaccaaattcatgatccattttagtcaatttcgCGTTTTCAGATGgagggtcctgatccaaaagtgGTGGTTTGGTGTGGGGGGGCGCTCTcacgggattgccaccctcacttcggTGCTGCCTTCAGGACTGTGTGCAGCTGCAGAGCTTCGTACAGCCGGGGGAGATAGCTAGAGCTGAGTCTGGTCCCCTCCCAAGAGTGGCcattcaggggaagaggaagccctgtccctccccagaCTAGCAGCTTGAGTGAATGGTAGGAGCTCCCGGCtggggtgcccccagccctgcccctcccctccaataACTACATTTCACGGGAGAGATctgatttcacggtccatgacatgtttttcacagctgtgactttggtagggccctactcattaaCAATGCGTCCTCTTCctttatgcctctgttaatgcagcGTGCATTTGTATGTTACAGGAGTACAACATTGTGATTGAAAAGCTCTCTGATGGGAAGTGGGTCCCCTTTGATGGAGATGATATTCAGCTGGAGTTTGTCCGCATTGATCCATTTGTAAGGACTTTTCTGAAGAAAAATGGTAGGTCTCCTATCGGACAATTAATGTTTCCTGCCCTAGGGCTTTGTTAACAATAACAAAAGACTGGGTGTTGACTTCTTCCCCCACCACTGAAACTCACCTCGTTCATATATACTGACTTGGAACGctacggttcttctgagcaggtaGTGTACAGAATCGCTGTGGGAAGCATGCTCCACTGTTAAGAGGAAGGGTGCACTTCACACAGCTCTCCTACAGCTCCTTCTTCCAGTGGAGCAGCTTTGGGTTCCAGAGGCTAGTCTTCCGTCTGGATGAAAAGCGCCACAAAGTGGGTTTGGGGGAGACAGAGGGCCATGACAAATGAAAGGAGGTGAGGAAAGAACTTCCAATGAGGCTCTTAACTCCTAATGCTCTTGTTCTATTTACTGTGTAATTTAAATGGCCCTGCCTCTCTCCTAGGTGGCAGATACAGTGTGCAGTTCAAGCTGCCGGATGTCTATGGAGTGTTTCAGTTTAAAGTGGACTATAACAGGCTGGGATACACCCACCTGTACTCCTCTACACAGGTAAATAGTGTGAACTATCTTGTCTGTGTGGTAGGAAATGTAAGAGTACTGGTTGAGATTTCAAGTCAGGTACTTAAACTTTGAAAATGGGCTGTTAATCTTAATTACCATGTAATTGCATCCAGCCTTCCTTTGTGTGTGAAATGGATTTACAAGCTATCTTACTCTGTTACCATCTTCAGTTCTATTTAGGAAGGCCTGGAAATAAGCCTTTGTAGAGAGCGTTTTACCCTCAAACACATTCTTGTCTCTTAAGGCAGTGTTGGACACTTGCCAGGGCTGCCTGCACTGAGGCTTAAGGTTTGCCGACATGCTTCTACAGAAGTTGAGGATTTGGAGCTTAAAACACTAGTTTAAAAATAAGAGATAATTGAACTCCTTCTAGGAGCTCTCGTACATTTACCTTCCCAGGAAGGTAATCTGGTTCTACAGTCATCTGAGTGGGGCATTGTctgtgtcaaggttccttccccactctgaactctagggtacagatgtggggacctgcatgagaacctctaagcttaactaccagcttagatctggttttgctgccaccactcaaatTAtttgagttatttgggaaactctgtctacctccccaCGCAGAAtttctccctcccaagtactataacccttccctgggtagccttgagagacttctccaccaatttcctggtgaacaccgatccaaacccttggatcttgaaacaaggagaaatcaatcaggttcttaaaaagaaggcttttaattaaagaaagaaagagaggtaaaaatcatctctataaaatcaggatggaaaataactttacagggtaatcagattcaaagagcccagaggaaccccctctagccttaggttcaaagttacagtaaacagaggtaaacactctagcaaaaggaacatttacaatttgagaaaacaaagataaaactaacacgccttgcctggctgttaattacaggtttgaaatatgagagacttgttcagaaagatttggagagcatggattgatgtctggtccctcttagtcccaaaagcgaacaacccccaaaacaaagagcacaaacaaaagccttcccccccaccaagatttgaaagtatcttgtccccttattggtcctttgggtcaggtgtcagccaggttacctgagcttctttaCCCttcacaggtaaaaggattttggtgtctctggccaggagggattttatagtattgtacacaggagggctgttgcccttccctttatagttatgacagtcagAATGGGTGTGTAAGTTAAATAACACATCTAGAGCTGAGATAGTCCTCTGTGTAGCAGGACTGAATGACCTCATCTCCTGTGACCCTGTTCTTGTGTTCTCTTCTCTCCCAGGTGTCTGTGCGtcccctccagcacacacagtATGAGCGTTTTATCCCCTCAGCGTATCCATATTATGCCAGCGCCTTCTCCATGATGATAGGCCTCTTCATGTTCAGCATCGTCTTCTTGCACATGAAGGAGAAGGAGAAATCTGACTGAGATCTCTCAGCAGGAGAAAGAGCCCTCGTCCAAGACATTGGCTCCATATGAAGACTGGCAGCACTCAGGGCACAGATTATAAATGTTTGGGGACTGGAACCCTCAGCTGGTAGGAGCCAGATGAGGTATGGGGATTTTTGAGACTAGAGTGACTAGTGGGAGAGAAATTGAAAACTTCTATGTCTGAGAGGAAGCCACTGATGTCCACAAGGGATCAAAATGTATGGCAGTTCCAATATTTGTTTTCGGGGGGTTTTCATGAAACACCATTTTATTATTTCCACCCCTTCTCAGAAAGGCTCTTGCCTCAAGCTTGTTCTCATTTCCAGAATAAAGATTTGTTCCTCTCACCTTCTGCTGAAGTTTCTGACTTTTGTCATTGTGGTTAGACATTCGGCTgcatgtgtgttctccctgtatgctgcccgagctctgcacagacagctggcacagcagacctcgagcaaaccgcccaatgaccacaagatctgttaaggtacaaaggcaccaggccaggtttGTCGACaaagcacggtaatagcacctggcagactctacaaggatactaagacatgtatgtccgtgacaatggacgcagctcagtgaaGGACGGGACCTTCCATTCCCCCCTTGCCTGGACCAAGGTACTCCCTCTGAGAtgcatctttataccctgatacaaacaagctaatactgtcatcctgaccttatcttttaggaggggtcagtgtgttcctgttatccttggggaatatttttgtaccatccttgatatcgggatgtgtttgcataagtactctgtgcttagcacttcttaggaatgtgtactTCTGAaatagccctgttcttgccagattgcATGAgtaggtcctgcctcataccaggcctctgatacaagggcttatgtctcaggctctcttcctactacagtcaTGTGAGGTTTCCTAGAGAGGAACACATATTTTTTACATACAATAAATCTAGGACTGGTTCTAAATTGGCTATATGAACTCTATATCAGAAGCTAAACACCTTGCGAGTGTTGGGAAACTATTTGAAATGGGACAATGAaatagaatcataagactggaagagaccttgagaggtctagtccagtcccctgcactcatggcagagctaagtattatctagaccatccctgacaggtgttttgtctaacctgctcttaaaaatctccagtgacggagaCTCCACAACCGCcgtaggcagtttattccagtgcttacccaccctgacagtaagtttttcctaatgtccaacctaaacctcccttgctacaatttaagcccattgcttcttgtcctatcctcagaggttaagaaacaatttttctccctcctccttgtaacaaccctttatgtacttgaaaactatcatgtcccccctcggtcttcttttccagactaaataaaaCATGGATATTGCCATATTGTAGGGAGATGGCACTGTCTCAAGAGTTAATGTTGTAGTGAGGTTCCTGTTATAAGgctatatttattattttgcatCTGTGGTCAGAGGGGAGTTTTCTGGTAAAACACACAATTCAGACAAACTTTCTGAGGTGGGCCTTGAAGGATGGATGTAATACAC is a window of Emys orbicularis isolate rEmyOrb1 chromosome 22, rEmyOrb1.hap1, whole genome shotgun sequence DNA encoding:
- the DDOST gene encoding dolichyl-diphosphooligosaccharide--protein glycosyltransferase 48 kDa subunit, with the protein product MEAAAALPSGRLLLLVLVGLGLAQADGGPRTLVLLENINLRDTHSLFLRSLADRGFDLTFRTADDPGLSLIKYGEFLYDNLIIFSPSVEDFGGNINVETITAFIDGGGSVLVAASSDIGDPLRELGSECGIEFDEERTAVIDHHNYDISDPGQHTLIVADSENLLKAPTIVGKTPLNPVLFRGVGMVADPDNPLVLDILTGSSTSYSFFPDKPITQYPHAVGKNTLLIAGLQARNNARVVFSGSLDFFSDAFFNSAVQKATPGSQRYSQTGNYELAIALSRWVFKEEGVLRVGEVSHHRVGERSPPNAYTVTDLVEYNIVIEKLSDGKWVPFDGDDIQLEFVRIDPFVRTFLKKNGGRYSVQFKLPDVYGVFQFKVDYNRLGYTHLYSSTQVSVRPLQHTQYERFIPSAYPYYASAFSMMIGLFMFSIVFLHMKEKEKSD